In Sulfurimonas sp. hsl 1-7, the genomic window AGGGCGTTTAGATACTCTCTTTCTAAAGATATATCTTCTCCTAATTCATCTAAGGGTTCTAAGACATCCATTGCCGACTTATAATCTCTCATATGTTCATATACAAGTAATAGATAATTTAGTGCTTCGGGAGTACGGGGATACTTTTTTAAAATCTCTAAAAAGATCTGTTTTGAGCGTTCTAAAAAACCGGCTCTAAAATATGTTTTTCCGAGTAAAAACATTGTTTCTTTGGAGTTTGTCCCCTTACCCACTTCCAAAATTTCATTATATATCTCTATAGCTTTTTCATAATCTCCGTTTTTATAATAAGAGTTAGCCAATAAAAGCCATGATTTTTCAGAAAGTTCACCGCTTGATATTAACACTTTAAGTTCATTTTTTGATGGGAGTGTTTTAAACTGCTTTAAAAATCGATCTATATCTTTGTTATCCTCTTTTCGTTTATATCTCCCCCACCAGTAAGAGATAAAAGTGATAACAAAAATGATGGAAAAGAAGATAATAATAGAGAAGAGCGGATCACGAAACTCTATAAAAAAACTACCCATTTCTAATATACCACGATCCCGTAATCATTT contains:
- a CDS encoding tetratricopeptide repeat protein; this encodes MGSFFIEFRDPLFSIIIFFSIIFVITFISYWWGRYKRKEDNKDIDRFLKQFKTLPSKNELKVLISSGELSEKSWLLLANSYYKNGDYEKAIEIYNEILEVGKGTNSKETMFLLGKTYFRAGFLERSKQIFLEILKKYPRTPEALNYLLLVYEHMRDYKSAMDVLEPLDELGEDISLEREYLNALMILNDVKMEDETKVQKLLDIYKQNHNLIYMIFEYLFRVNPQLAWENLDHSKVDVLVQVLWNLRSKDLNLDIISKSGYLRELYSARGDISLAKSSSIFELDILIKLEKKANATLGFEYVCSSCKGTYPFAFNRCSACHAIDSATIEISLSRDYMREFSEESNSFQ